The DNA region GGCAGAAGGCGCAACGCTCGAACGTGCAGTGGTCGACGCGGGGGCGATTCGGTTTCGGCCCATGCTGCTCACGGCGGCGGCCGTCGTCGCGGGTGCAGCGGTGATCTTGTTCGACCCGATCTTTCAGGGGCTCGCGATCTCCCTGATGGCCGGCGAGATCGCCTCGCTGGCGCTGTCACGCATGACGGTTCCGGTGGTGTTCTTCCTCATGCGCCGCCGCGAGCAGGCGCGCGAGCGGCGAGCCGCGCCCACCCCGACGGCGCCGTCGGGGCCGCCGCTGGAGTCCGCCGCGACGTCGTAGCGGGGCCTTTGCAACGAATGCCGGGGCAGTGCCGCGACTCGCCCGATACCGGGCGGCGCGAGCTTAGACGCTCGCGAGGCGCGCTTCGAGCTTCGTTTCGAGCGTCTCGAGGGCCTTGCTGAAGGCGGCGATTCCCTCGGCGAGCTTGTCGTTCGCCATGCGATCTTGCTCGTGCATGGCGCGGAACGTCGCCTGATCCATCTTCATGGCCTCGAGCTTCGGGTCGCGCTTCTCTGGATCGAGCTTGCGCACGAGCGTGCCCTCGGTCTTCTCGAGCTCCGCCAGAAGCGACGGCGAGATGGTCAAGAGATCGCAGCCGGCCAGCTCGACGATCTCGCCGGTGTTGCGGAAGCTCGCGCCCATGACCTCCGTCTTGATGCCGAACTGCTTGTAGTACGCATAGATGCGCGAGACGCTGATGACGCCCGGATCTTCCGCGCCGACGTAGTCGCGGTTGTGCTCCTTCTTGTGCCAGTCGAGGATGCGACCGACGAAGGGAGAGATGAGCGTGGCCTTGGCGTCGGCGCAAGCGACCGCCTGGTGCATCCCGAAGAGCAACGTCATGTTGCAGTGGATGCCCTCCTTCTCGAGGACCTCGGCGGCCTTGATGCCCTCCCAGGTGGAGGCGATCTTGATCAAGATGCGGTCGCGCGAGGTGCCGGCCGCTTCGTACATCTTGATGAGCGAGTGGGCCTTCTCGATGGTCGCCGCCGTGTCGAAGGAGAGTCGCGCGTCGACCTCCGTGGAGACGCGGCCCGGGACGATCTTGAGGATGCGCAGGCCGAACTCGACGGCGAGGCGATCGACGGCCTTCTTGACGACGGCGATGGGCGACGCGTTGGCGCCCATCTCTTTTTTCGCCCAAACGAGCGCCTCGTCGATGATCGGCGCGTATTCGGGCATGCCCGCCGCCTGCTGAATGAGCGACGGGTTCGTCGTCGCGTCACGCGGGAGGAACTTCCTCATGGACTCGATGTCGCCCGTGTCGGCGACGACGACCGTCATTCCCTTGAGCTGTTCCAAAAGCGTGGCCATGGCGCGTTCTCCTTCGAGTGGAGCGGGGAGGATAGCGCAGAGGCCCGGCTCGCACCGGGCCTCTTTCCTTCTACGGAACGCTCACCGGGCCGGCCCGCGCCGCCGCCCGCCTCATCAGCGCGGGGACCATCCGGAGGAAGGGCGTCGCGTCGACGACGATCGTGCCGATCCTGGTGATACTGCGCCTTCGCCTTGGTCGATTTCGCCACGGACGCCAACGGACTCGCTGGGTTTCGCCGCGTTGACGAACACGTGGACGCGGTTGAGGCCGCGGGCTTCCCCCACGGAGTTCAGGTGGATGGCGAACGTGCTCTCGCCAATCGGTGACGGAATCGTCGATACCGGCTCCTGCTCGAGTCGCAGCGCCGTGATCAGCGCTGCCGGCCCTCTCGCGGGGGACCGCCTCGGATTCCTTCTCACCGCCCCAGACGGTGACGTCGTGCCACTCCCACATCGCGTCGCCGAGGCGCGCCTCTTCCGCAAAGACGAGGCCCAGAGCAGCTTCGTCGACGACAATGGCGTGAGTGGCGCCGTTGGTGATGGCGAGACTTCCGCGACCGCACTGAATCGTCGCCGTTGCGAGGGGCGACAGCTCGATCTCTTCGAACGTGAGGGTAGTCGCCGGCTGCGTGCACGGGACCCCGCCGGCTACCTCGCCCGCGGGCTTGAGCGTCGCGATAGCAGCCTTCACCTTTCGGTCCAGCCCGACCGAGGCGTACGCGCCATCGCGCTGGCTGCTTACGTGTCGAGTCGCGGAGAGCAACTGGGCGAGGTTCGGCTCGCTGCCAACGACGGCGCCTTCATCGGTAGCCGCTTCGGGCGTTGGGCCCGCGGAGCAGGCGAAGAGTGAGCACGTGAGGAGCAAAGAAAGGATGGAGGGTCTCATGTCACGGGACTAGCAACCGCCAGGCCAGTTGACCCACAAGGGAATCGCGTGGCGAAGTGGTGAAGGTGCGCAAGTAGCGAACCCAGATCTTCCCGAGTTGGCCGTAGGGGGCCGCGCCCCGCTGACCAAGTCGACCTGGGCGGCTGCACTGCACTGGACCAACAAAAGCCGCGAGCCCGGCGCCATCGCTGGCAGCCGGGCTCGTGGACGACTCGACGAGGCGCGCGAACTCAGTTCGTCGCGTCGAGCATCTTGCCCTTCTTCGCGGGCTTCTTGCCTTTGCCGGCCTTGGGCGCGGGCGCGGGCGCGGCCTTCGTGTTGACCTTCGCGACCGGCTTCGCCGAGACGACGGGCTTCGCGGAGACGACCGGCTTCTTCGCCGCCTTCACGGCCTTGACGCCGTGACCGTTGGTCGCGCCGTTGGTGTGAGCGCCGTTGCCGTTGGTCTTGGCGGAGGCCTTGCCGACGACCTTCGCGACAACCTTCGCCGCCGCAGGAGCCGCCTTGACCTTGGAGCCCATGAGGTCCGACGCGATGGCGTCGGCGCGGTTGGTCTTCTCCCAGGCGAAGCCGGCGCGGCCGAAGTGGCCGTAGGCCGCCGTCTGGCGGTAGACCGGCGCGAGGAGGCCGAGCTCGTCGATGAGCGCCTTGGGGCGCATGTCGAAGTGCTCGAGGATGTACTTCTCGAGCTTCTCGTCGGAGACCTTGCCGGTGCCGAAGGTGTTGACGTGAACGCCGACGGGCTTCGCGACGCCGATGGCGTACGCGATCTGCACTTCGCAGCGACGCGCGACGCCCGAGGCGACGACGTTCTTCGCGATGTAGCGCGCGTAGTAGCAAGCCGAGCGGTCGACCTTCGACGGGTCCTTGCCCGAGAAGGCGCCACCACCGTGACGGCCCATGCCGCCGTAGGTGTCGACGATGATCTTGCGGCCCGTGAGGCCGCAGTCGCCCATGGGACCACCGACCACGAAGCGACCCGTCGGGTTGACGTGGATCTTCGTGTTCTTGTCCATGAGCTTCTTGGGGATCACCTTGTCGATGACGAGATCGACAACGGCTTCCTTGAGCGTCTTGTGCTTCACCGACTCCGAGTGCTGGCTCGACACGACGATGGCGTCGATGCGCACCGGCTTGTCGTTTTCGTACTCGAGGGTGACTTGCGTCTTGCCGTCGGGGCGGAGGAAATCAACCTGGCCCATCTTGCGGATCTGCGAGAGCTGCAGCGCGAGCTGGTGGGCGTAGTCGATGGGCGCGGGCATGAGGTTCGGCGTCTCGTCGCACGCGAAGCCGAACATGAGGCCCTGATCGCCGGCGCCTTGCTCCTTGTAGAGGCCTTCGCCTTCGCTGACGCCCTGCGCGATGTCCGGGCTCTGCTTCTCGATGGCCGAGAGGACGGCGCACGTCGTCGCGTCGAAGCCCATGTCCGAGTGGACGTAGCCGATCTCGCGGACCGTGTTGCGGACGATGGTCGGGATGTCGACCCAAGCGGACGTCGTGATCTCGCCGGCGACGACGACCATGCCGGTCTTCGCGAGGCTCTCGCCAGCGACGCGAGCCTTCGGGTCCTGGGCAAGAATGCCGTCGAGAATCGCGTCCGAGATCTGATCGCAGATCTTGTCCGGGTGGCCTTCGGTAACGGACTCAGACGTGAACTGATAACGCGCCATGGATCTCCTCACGGGGCTCGGACCGACCGATTGGCTCCGGCCATGACCCGAGGTTCAGGCGGAAGGAACTACACGCACGGAGCCCTGGGAGCAAGGGGGCCCGAAGCGGATTTCTCGCGCCATTCGCTGGCGGAAGGCGCCGTCAGGCAGGCTTGCTGGCGCGCAGCGACGGCCGCGAGAAGAGCGTGACCTCGGTGCCGGGGTTTGCGGCGATGGCCAGCGTGGCCGGCGGATCCCAGGGCAGCGGCGCGCTCGGCCCGCCAACTTCCTCGTAAAATCGCGCCAGGACGAGGCCCAGGCGCGTCTCGTCGAGCGCCGCAAAGGCCACGTCGAAGCCCCGCGCATAGCGGAGCGCCTTCACGAACGCCTCCGCCGACGGAAACGACAACGTGTGGCGGAGCACCGTGTGGCGAACGAGGCTGAGGCCCGCTTCTTCAAACATGGACTCCATCGAGTCGCGGCCTGAGTGAATCCGCGGCGGCACGAGCGCCAACGCCGGCTCGCGCTCGGCGAGGCACCGCATCATCCGCTCGAACGGGTCGTGCTCCTCGGGGGGCCCCCAGGTCAGAACGCCGACCTTGCCCTTCGTCGTCAGAGCGCCGCGCCACGCGCGGAGCACGTCGACCCGGTGGTCGAGCTGCCAGAGACCAAAGGCGCACACGACGGCGTCCCAAGAGCCGCCCGAGACGTCCTCAGCGGGCGCCACGGACAGCTGAGCGTCGGGGAAGCCCGCCGCGTCGAGGCGCGCGCGGGCCTCCTTGGCGAGGGCCTCGTCGAGCTCCGTCGCGCGAACGTGCGAGGCGCCGACCTCCCGTGCCACGGCGACGACCTCGGCGCCCGTGCCGCAACACGGGACGAGGACGCGCTCTCCGTCGTCGAGGGCCAGCTCGGAGACGAGGTCGCGAAGATACGGAACGAAGCGCGGCACCCACTCCTCGTTGTATTCGCGGCTGGGGCGATCCCACGGCGTGGCCATGGGGACAGTCTACCCTTCCGGCGCCGGTGGGAGTAAGAGCAGAGAGCCGTGGGTGCCGGACGGCCCTACCCAGGCAAAAGAGGCCTTTCCGATGAGCGAACAACCCCTCCGTCGAACGCCCCTCTACGAAGAGCACAAGAAGCTCGGGGGCCGAATCGTGCCCTTCGCCGGTTGGGAGATGCCCGTCCAATACGCCGGCATCTCCGCCGAGCACCAAGCGGTGCGCACGGCCGCCGGGATCTTCGACGTCTGCCACATGGGCGAGCTGTTCTTGCGCGGCGAGCATGCGCGCGCCGTCGTGAACTACCTCGTCACCGGTGACGTCATGGGCCTCGCGGTCGGCCAGGCGCGTTACACCTGCGCTTGCAACGAGGGAGGCACGATCCTCGACGACCTCATCGTCTACCGCACCGGCGAAGAAGAGATGCTCGTCGTCTGCAACGCGTCGAACCGCGACAAGATCGTGGGCGTGTTCCAGAAGGCGTCGGTCGACCACTGCGACTTCGCCGACGAGAGCGACAAGACGGCGCTCATCGCCCTCCAGGGCCCCAAGGCCTTCGCCATCTTGGCGGGCCTCGGTGGCGAGGGCCCCGGCCTCGCGGCGCTCGGGAGCTTCCACTTCAAGAACGCCACGCTCGCCGGCGTCCCATGCCGAGTCGCCCGCACCGGTTACACAGGCGAAGACGGCGTCGAGATCTTCTGCCCCTGGAACGATTCGCCCCAGCTCTTCCGCGCCCTCATGGAAGTCGGCACGCCGCTGGGCCTCTTGCCCGCGGGCCTTGGCGCCCGCGACACGCTCCGCCTCGAAGCGCGCTTGTCGCTCTACGGCAACGACATCGACGAGACGACCAACCCCCTCGAGGCGGGCCTCGGTTGGATCGTCAAGATGGACAAGGGCGACTTCGTCGGTCGCGCGGCCCTCGAGAAGGTGAAGGCCGCGGGCCTTTCGCGAAAGCTCGTGGGCTTCGAGGTCACGGGCCGCGGCATCGCACGTCACGGCTACCCGCTGCGCGATCTCGAAGGCAAAGAGGTCGGCCTCTGCACGAGCGGCAGCCCGGCGCCGACCGTCGGCAAGAACATCGGCCTCGGCTACTTGCCGGCCGCGATGGCCGCCATCGGTACGAAGTTCTTCGTCGACTGCCGCGGCAAGAACATCGAAGCCGTTGTCGTGCCCGTGCCGTTCTACAAGGCGAAGAAGGCCTGAGCCGACCTCCCTTGCGAAGGCGATTGCGATTTCACCTCTGACCAACCGATCCAGCGAGAAGAAGAGAGAGCGCCCATGTCGAACCAGTTCCCGGCGGACCTCAAGTACACCAAAGACCACGAGTGGGCGAAGACGAGCGCGACCGAGATGGTCGTCGGCATCACGCAGTTCGCCGTGGAGCAGCTCGGCGACATCACGCTCGTGAGCTTCGACGCCAAAGAGGGCGACACGATCGAGAAGGGCAAAGCCTTCGGCACCATCGAGAGCGTCAAGACGCTCAGCGATCTCTACGCGCCGGTCTCCGGGAAGATCGTCCGCCTGAACCGCGACCTCGAATCAAAGCCCGAGCTGGTCAACGAAGACTGCTACGGCAAAGCGTGGATGGTCGCCATCGCGCCCTCTGGCGACGCGGGCGACCTCATGGACGTGGCGGCCTATTCGGCGCACGTCGCCGCGAGCGGCTGAGCCGCCAACGCAGCAGGGCGTGCCGGAGGCGCACCACGCGCCGTTCTAAGGGCGCGCGCTCCGACTCGCCGACGCGTCGTTCTGCCTCACCACGCTAGCCGCTCGATGCGGCGGTTCCCGCTTTCCGCGACGAGACCACGATGGCCGCGCCGGCGAGGACCATGAGCGCGCCAACGCCACCGATGGGCGTCGGCACTTCGCCAAAGACGAGGACGCCGACGAGCACCGCCACGAGGGGTTCGAGGAGCGTGAGCGCCGACGCGTGAGCGGCGGGCACGCGGCGAAGGCCCCAAACGAAGACGAGCCCCGCCACGGCGCCGGGACCGACGGCGCCGCCCATGAGCCACGGCCAGGCCTCGCGCGCCACCGACATCCAGGCCGAGGCCGGGACGAGCGCCGCGACCAACGGGACCGCCACGAGGCCGTGATAGAACGCCAGCTCGCTGCCAGAGAAGACCGGCGCGAGGCGCTTGTTGGTGAGCACGCTCGACGCGTAGAACAGCGCGCTCGCGGCGCCCGAGGCCGCCCCGAGGATGAGCTTCGGCGACGCCGACGCCACGTGTAGCGGATCAAGAAGCAACACGAGCCCCGTGAGCGACACGAACACCGCGACGAAGGTTCGCTTGGTGACCTTCTCGCCAAGCACGAGCGGCGCCCCGAGCGCGACGAGAATCGGCGCGAGGTAGTGCGTGAGCACGGCGACGGCAACCGTCGTCAGCTGAATGGCGCGAAAGAACAAGACGACGTTGAGCGCGTCGG from Myxococcales bacterium includes:
- a CDS encoding transaldolase; translated protein: MATLLEQLKGMTVVVADTGDIESMRKFLPRDATTNPSLIQQAAGMPEYAPIIDEALVWAKKEMGANASPIAVVKKAVDRLAVEFGLRILKIVPGRVSTEVDARLSFDTAATIEKAHSLIKMYEAAGTSRDRILIKIASTWEGIKAAEVLEKEGIHCNMTLLFGMHQAVACADAKATLISPFVGRILDWHKKEHNRDYVGAEDPGVISVSRIYAYYKQFGIKTEVMGASFRNTGEIVELAGCDLLTISPSLLAELEKTEGTLVRKLDPEKRDPKLEAMKMDQATFRAMHEQDRMANDKLAEGIAAFSKALETLETKLEARLASV
- a CDS encoding methionine adenosyltransferase — its product is MARYQFTSESVTEGHPDKICDQISDAILDGILAQDPKARVAGESLAKTGMVVVAGEITTSAWVDIPTIVRNTVREIGYVHSDMGFDATTCAVLSAIEKQSPDIAQGVSEGEGLYKEQGAGDQGLMFGFACDETPNLMPAPIDYAHQLALQLSQIRKMGQVDFLRPDGKTQVTLEYENDKPVRIDAIVVSSQHSESVKHKTLKEAVVDLVIDKVIPKKLMDKNTKIHVNPTGRFVVGGPMGDCGLTGRKIIVDTYGGMGRHGGGAFSGKDPSKVDRSACYYARYIAKNVVASGVARRCEVQIAYAIGVAKPVGVHVNTFGTGKVSDEKLEKYILEHFDMRPKALIDELGLLAPVYRQTAAYGHFGRAGFAWEKTNRADAIASDLMGSKVKAAPAAAKVVAKVVGKASAKTNGNGAHTNGATNGHGVKAVKAAKKPVVSAKPVVSAKPVAKVNTKAAPAPAPKAGKGKKPAKKGKMLDATN
- a CDS encoding DMT family transporter gives rise to the protein MGDASPRGFSLAGYAMVAGAAASWGLWPLFLRRAEARGAIPPELESTVALVMLTVVGGVTMLRDRSPAKASARAWAGVVWLGITDALNVVLFFRAIQLTTVAVAVLTHYLAPILVALGAPLVLGEKVTKRTFVAVFVSLTGLVLLLDPLHVASASPKLILGAASGAASALFYASSVLTNKRLAPVFSGSELAFYHGLVAVPLVAALVPASAWMSVAREAWPWLMGGAVGPGAVAGLVFVWGLRRVPAAHASALTLLEPLVAVLVGVLVFGEVPTPIGGVGALMVLAGAAIVVSSRKAGTAASSG
- a CDS encoding methyltransferase domain-containing protein, coding for MATPWDRPSREYNEEWVPRFVPYLRDLVSELALDDGERVLVPCCGTGAEVVAVAREVGASHVRATELDEALAKEARARLDAAGFPDAQLSVAPAEDVSGGSWDAVVCAFGLWQLDHRVDVLRAWRGALTTKGKVGVLTWGPPEEHDPFERMMRCLAEREPALALVPPRIHSGRDSMESMFEEAGLSLVRHTVLRHTLSFPSAEAFVKALRYARGFDVAFAALDETRLGLVLARFYEEVGGPSAPLPWDPPATLAIAANPGTEVTLFSRPSLRASKPA
- the gcvT gene encoding glycine cleavage system aminomethyltransferase GcvT produces the protein MSEQPLRRTPLYEEHKKLGGRIVPFAGWEMPVQYAGISAEHQAVRTAAGIFDVCHMGELFLRGEHARAVVNYLVTGDVMGLAVGQARYTCACNEGGTILDDLIVYRTGEEEMLVVCNASNRDKIVGVFQKASVDHCDFADESDKTALIALQGPKAFAILAGLGGEGPGLAALGSFHFKNATLAGVPCRVARTGYTGEDGVEIFCPWNDSPQLFRALMEVGTPLGLLPAGLGARDTLRLEARLSLYGNDIDETTNPLEAGLGWIVKMDKGDFVGRAALEKVKAAGLSRKLVGFEVTGRGIARHGYPLRDLEGKEVGLCTSGSPAPTVGKNIGLGYLPAAMAAIGTKFFVDCRGKNIEAVVVPVPFYKAKKA
- the gcvH gene encoding glycine cleavage system protein GcvH yields the protein MSNQFPADLKYTKDHEWAKTSATEMVVGITQFAVEQLGDITLVSFDAKEGDTIEKGKAFGTIESVKTLSDLYAPVSGKIVRLNRDLESKPELVNEDCYGKAWMVAIAPSGDAGDLMDVAAYSAHVAASG